Proteins from a genomic interval of Polaribacter sp. Q13:
- a CDS encoding endonuclease: protein MVKKLLFLIFITSVSISFSQEQYYNDVNLQLTGVDLKDALATKISSTHSNILTYTPGVWEASKITDANPDNTSEVILIYGWENGTDSNITNDKTRSNNLQDNGSGATFVWNREHVFSKSLANPALIGVGNSQGPGSDAHNLRPADKSRNSERNNYKFALGSGNSTRSNITYNGPDGPETRGWYPGDEWKGDVSRMIMYMYLRYGNQCLPTAVGIGDTQFTPDDMIDLFLQWNREDPVSDFEKARNTYHENTSNTYAQGNRNPFIDNPFLATRIWGGENAEDTWGIYTSSDTEAPSKPTNVVLSNTTLTSIDVSWSASTDNIGVTQYQVYVNDVLTKQTATATTVSITGLETNTSYNFKVIAKDLINKSEASDTITGKTLVDSMPPSVPTNVTITDITDSSFNVNWSASSDNNEVAGYDIFVNDNFTATTTATTYSIIDLATTTTYQVTVLAKDKDNNKSAQSTTVSATTTDGVSGGAASELFFSEYVEGDGGTNKALEIVNLTGSTVSLSGYVIKLERNGAGVWTTPLALDRGTVKNIVPGDVFVIGNGDNSAPELQPNSAANPSGQVDLVQPNNDSTSYGQPVNFNGDDAVALFKNDVLIDIIGVFGNDDSFATNTTLRRNGDISAPNTTFDKAGEWTPFPENTFDGIGSFTSTLSTETNIFEAFKMFPNPTNGNRVYFSVTEDATINVYNVIGKLIQTSEVTKSKNNIDISEFSKGIYLIKINSGKQFITKKLIKN, encoded by the coding sequence ATGGTAAAAAAACTACTTTTTTTAATTTTTATTACATCAGTTTCAATTTCTTTTTCACAAGAACAATATTATAATGATGTAAACCTACAATTAACAGGTGTCGATTTAAAAGATGCTTTAGCTACAAAAATTAGTAGCACACATTCTAATATACTAACCTATACTCCTGGAGTATGGGAAGCATCTAAAATAACAGATGCAAATCCGGATAATACTTCTGAAGTTATTTTAATATATGGTTGGGAAAATGGCACTGACTCTAACATTACAAACGATAAAACCAGAAGTAATAACTTACAAGATAATGGTAGTGGAGCTACTTTTGTTTGGAACAGAGAACATGTTTTTTCTAAGTCTTTAGCAAACCCTGCATTAATAGGTGTAGGTAATAGTCAAGGTCCTGGGTCAGATGCTCATAATCTAAGACCTGCTGATAAAAGTAGAAATTCTGAAAGAAATAATTATAAATTTGCATTAGGTTCTGGAAACTCAACTCGATCAAACATCACTTATAACGGTCCTGATGGTCCTGAAACAAGAGGTTGGTATCCTGGAGACGAATGGAAAGGAGATGTATCAAGAATGATAATGTATATGTATCTTCGTTATGGAAACCAATGTTTACCAACCGCTGTTGGTATTGGCGATACCCAATTTACACCAGATGATATGATTGATTTATTCTTACAATGGAATAGAGAAGATCCTGTTTCTGATTTTGAAAAAGCAAGAAATACATATCATGAAAACACCTCAAACACCTACGCCCAAGGTAACAGAAACCCGTTTATAGACAATCCGTTTTTGGCTACAAGAATTTGGGGAGGAGAAAACGCAGAAGATACTTGGGGGATTTATACAAGCAGTGACACAGAAGCACCTAGCAAACCAACAAATGTTGTTTTAAGTAATACAACCTTAACTTCTATAGATGTTTCTTGGTCCGCTTCTACAGACAATATTGGTGTTACGCAATACCAGGTTTATGTTAATGATGTTTTAACTAAACAAACAGCTACAGCTACAACTGTTTCTATAACAGGTTTAGAAACAAATACTTCGTACAATTTTAAAGTAATTGCTAAAGATTTAATTAATAAGTCTGAAGCAAGTGATACTATTACAGGAAAAACGTTAGTAGATTCTATGCCTCCATCAGTGCCTACAAACGTTACAATTACAGATATTACTGATAGTTCTTTTAACGTAAACTGGTCTGCATCTTCAGATAATAATGAAGTAGCAGGTTATGATATTTTTGTAAATGATAATTTTACAGCTACTACAACTGCTACAACGTATTCTATTATTGACTTAGCAACAACAACTACTTACCAAGTAACTGTCTTAGCAAAAGATAAAGACAATAATAAATCTGCACAAAGTACTACAGTAAGCGCAACTACAACAGACGGGGTTTCAGGAGGTGCTGCTTCAGAATTATTCTTTTCTGAATATGTAGAAGGAGATGGCGGTACAAACAAAGCCTTAGAAATTGTTAACTTAACAGGTAGTACAGTAAGTTTATCTGGTTATGTTATAAAATTAGAAAGAAATGGTGCTGGTGTTTGGACAACTCCACTAGCATTAGACAGAGGAACTGTTAAAAACATTGTTCCGGGAGATGTTTTTGTGATAGGTAATGGAGATAACTCTGCACCAGAATTACAACCAAATTCTGCTGCCAACCCAAGTGGTCAAGTAGATTTAGTGCAACCTAATAACGATTCTACCAGCTACGGACAACCCGTAAACTTTAATGGAGATGACGCGGTTGCTCTATTTAAAAACGATGTATTAATTGATATTATAGGTGTATTTGGAAACGATGATAGTTTTGCAACTAATACAACTTTAAGAAGAAATGGAGATATCAGTGCACCAAATACCACTTTTGATAAAGCAGGAGAATGGACTCCTTTTCCTGAAAATACTTTTGATGGTATTGGTAGTTTTACTTCTACTTTAAGCACAGAAACAAACATTTTTGAAGCTTTTAAAATGTTTCCTAATCCAACAAACGGAAATAGAGTTTATTTTAGTGTTACAGAAGATGCAACTATAAATGTATACAATGTTATTGGTAAATTAATACAAACATCAGAAGTTACAAAAAGTAAAAACAATATTGATATTTCTGAATTCTCAAAAGGAATCTATCTAATCAAAATAAATTCTGGTAAACAATTTATTACTAAGAAATTAATAAAAAATTAA
- a CDS encoding RsmB/NOP family class I SAM-dependent RNA methyltransferase, whose product MRLHRNLTFSVIDSIRDIFNEGVYADKAVEKALKRDKRWGARDRKFVAETIYDIVRWNRLYAEIAEVKVPYDRDNIWRLFSVWCILRGIALPDWNQIGDVPERKIKGRFAELSRTRKYRESIPDWMDEMCATELGEEIWTKEIAALNVQASVILRTNTLNITRGALQKKLKAEGVNTEFVPNHPDALILPERANVFKTEAFHAGYFEVQDASSQLVAAYLDVKPGMKVIDTCAGAGGKTLHLSALMENKGQIIAMDIYESKLRKLKVRAKRNKAHNIDLRVIDSTKPIKKLHGKADRVLIDAPCSGLGVIRRNPDSKWKLQPEFIENIKKIQQDVLQQYSTMVKPGGKMVYATCSVLPSENQEQVNHFLTSDAGKDFTFVSDKKVLAHISGFDGFYMALLERK is encoded by the coding sequence ATGAGATTACACAGAAACTTAACTTTTTCAGTTATAGATAGTATTAGAGATATATTTAATGAAGGTGTTTATGCTGATAAAGCTGTAGAAAAAGCTTTAAAACGAGACAAACGTTGGGGAGCTAGAGACCGAAAATTTGTAGCTGAAACCATTTACGACATAGTTCGTTGGAATCGTTTATATGCAGAAATTGCAGAAGTAAAAGTACCTTATGACAGAGATAACATTTGGAGATTATTCTCTGTATGGTGTATTTTAAGAGGAATTGCTTTACCAGATTGGAATCAAATTGGTGATGTACCAGAAAGAAAAATTAAAGGTCGTTTTGCAGAACTTTCTAGAACAAGAAAATATAGAGAATCTATACCAGATTGGATGGATGAAATGTGTGCTACAGAATTAGGAGAAGAAATTTGGACTAAAGAAATTGCTGCTTTAAATGTACAAGCAAGTGTAATTTTAAGAACCAATACCTTAAATATTACTAGAGGAGCTCTTCAGAAAAAATTAAAAGCGGAAGGTGTAAATACAGAATTTGTACCCAATCATCCGGATGCTTTAATCTTACCAGAAAGAGCCAATGTTTTTAAAACAGAAGCTTTTCATGCGGGTTATTTTGAAGTTCAAGATGCTTCATCGCAACTAGTTGCTGCATATTTAGATGTAAAACCAGGAATGAAAGTTATAGATACTTGTGCAGGTGCAGGTGGTAAAACTTTGCATTTATCTGCTTTAATGGAAAATAAGGGTCAAATTATTGCCATGGATATTTATGAAAGTAAATTGCGTAAATTAAAAGTGAGAGCAAAGAGAAACAAAGCACACAATATAGATCTGCGTGTAATTGATTCTACAAAACCAATTAAAAAATTACATGGTAAAGCAGACAGAGTTTTAATTGATGCTCCTTGTTCTGGTTTAGGTGTTATCCGTAGAAACCCAGATTCTAAATGGAAATTACAACCAGAATTTATAGAAAATATAAAAAAAATACAACAAGACGTTTTACAACAATATTCTACCATGGTAAAACCAGGGGGAAAAATGGTGTACGCTACATGTTCTGTATTACCATCGGAAAACCAAGAACAAGTTAATCATTTCTTAACATCGGATGCGGGAAAAGATTTTACATTTGTATCCGATAAAAAAGTGTTAGCGCATATTTCTGGCTTCGACGGATTTTACATGGCACTTTTAGAAAGAAAATAA
- a CDS encoding DUF559 domain-containing protein has product MNLSYPITYIKGISVQRATLMYAELGIKTCNDLLNFFPFRYIDKTTFYAIKDLQPNSSEVQIVGKITRVKSVAQKRGSRLVATLQDATGSMELVWFKGQKWIKDSLKINEPYVVYGKLNHYNGNFSIPHPELELVAEYKKKLQSKMQPVYPSTERLVNSGVSNKLMRNYVQLLLQQFFEVITETLSQEIIDDFKLMSKRDALLNAHFPKSQENLAQAQNRLKFEELFFIQLQLLRKKLINKTKIKGFVFENVSDYFNTFYKDHLPFNLTNAQKRVLKEIRKDVASGAHMNRLLQGDVGSGKTIVALLTMLLAIDNGFQATIMAPTEILATQHYHAISEMLKDMDINVDLLTGSVRIKKRREIHANLEDGTLHILIGTHALLEDKVKFKNLGIAIIDEQHRFGVAQRAKLWGKGGPSQPSQREGAELRNRYKTARPSVYALMKELQVERKKQTTPAEQVLWQQLKTKKLDSKFRRQHIVDEFIVDFICIEKNLIIEVDRKYHNTKEQQEADHLRTEILQELGFKVIRFTNEEVIGNIEGITQKIAQELHNSEKREAEGVSSLPPHILVMTATPIPRTLAMSVYGDLDISVIDELPPGRKEVKTVHRFDKNRLSVFKFMRDEIEKGRQVYIVYPLIQESEAMDYKDLMDGYESISRDFPTPKYQISIVHGKMKPADKEHEMQRFVKGETQIMVATTVIEVGVNVPNASVMIIESSERFGLSQLHQLRGRVGRGADQSYCILLSSYKLSEEGKTRLKTMVDTTDGFKIAEVDLKLRGPGNLMGTQQSGVLNLKIADVVKDSKILVAARNTAIAVLQEDSNLSQPANINIKKAYVELSKNSKIWSEIS; this is encoded by the coding sequence TTGAATTTAAGCTACCCAATAACATATATTAAAGGAATTAGTGTACAAAGAGCAACGCTTATGTATGCGGAATTGGGTATAAAAACATGTAATGATTTACTAAACTTCTTTCCGTTTAGATATATTGATAAAACTACATTTTATGCAATAAAGGACTTACAGCCTAACTCTTCTGAGGTGCAAATTGTAGGTAAAATTACGCGTGTAAAATCAGTAGCACAAAAAAGAGGAAGTAGGTTAGTTGCAACTTTACAAGATGCCACAGGGTCTATGGAATTGGTTTGGTTTAAAGGTCAAAAATGGATTAAAGATTCTCTGAAAATTAATGAGCCTTATGTGGTTTATGGCAAACTAAATCATTATAATGGTAATTTTAGCATTCCACATCCAGAATTAGAGTTGGTTGCGGAATACAAGAAAAAGTTACAATCCAAAATGCAACCGGTATATCCGTCTACAGAAAGATTAGTAAATTCTGGTGTTTCTAATAAACTAATGCGGAATTATGTTCAGCTTTTATTACAGCAGTTTTTTGAAGTAATTACAGAAACATTATCACAAGAAATAATAGACGATTTTAAATTGATGTCTAAGCGTGATGCTTTATTAAATGCTCATTTTCCTAAAAGTCAAGAAAATTTAGCCCAAGCGCAAAATCGTTTAAAGTTCGAAGAATTATTTTTTATTCAGTTGCAATTATTGCGAAAGAAACTCATCAACAAAACTAAAATAAAAGGATTTGTTTTTGAAAACGTAAGCGATTACTTTAATACTTTTTATAAAGACCATTTACCTTTTAATTTAACCAATGCTCAAAAAAGAGTATTGAAAGAAATTCGGAAAGATGTGGCTTCTGGTGCACACATGAACCGTCTTTTACAAGGAGATGTTGGTTCTGGTAAAACCATTGTTGCTTTATTAACCATGCTTTTAGCTATAGACAACGGTTTCCAAGCAACTATTATGGCGCCAACAGAAATTTTGGCAACGCAACATTATCATGCAATTTCAGAAATGTTGAAAGACATGGATATTAATGTCGATTTACTTACGGGATCTGTTAGAATAAAAAAACGAAGAGAAATTCATGCAAATCTAGAGGACGGTACTTTACATATTTTAATTGGGACACACGCGCTGTTAGAAGATAAAGTAAAATTTAAGAACCTTGGTATTGCAATTATTGATGAACAGCATAGATTTGGGGTTGCACAGAGGGCAAAATTGTGGGGAAAAGGCGGCCCATCCCAACCTTCCCAAAGGGAAGGAGCTGAATTGCGGAATCGTTATAAAACTGCTCGTCCTTCTGTTTACGCTTTGATGAAGGAATTGCAAGTAGAGCGTAAAAAACAAACTACACCTGCAGAACAAGTTCTTTGGCAACAATTAAAAACCAAAAAACTAGATTCTAAATTTAGAAGGCAACACATTGTTGATGAGTTTATTGTCGATTTTATTTGTATTGAAAAAAACTTAATTATAGAGGTTGATAGGAAATACCACAACACCAAAGAACAGCAAGAAGCAGATCATTTAAGAACCGAAATTTTACAAGAATTAGGTTTTAAAGTAATAAGATTTACCAACGAAGAAGTTATTGGAAACATAGAAGGAATTACCCAAAAGATAGCACAAGAATTACACAACAGTGAGAAAAGGGAGGCTGAAGGGGTTTCTTCTCTTCCTCCACACATTCTAGTGATGACGGCAACACCAATACCAAGAACTTTGGCAATGTCTGTCTATGGAGATTTAGATATTTCTGTAATAGATGAATTACCTCCCGGAAGAAAGGAAGTAAAAACGGTACATCGATTTGATAAAAATAGATTATCTGTTTTTAAGTTTATGCGAGATGAAATTGAAAAAGGAAGGCAAGTATATATTGTATATCCTTTAATTCAAGAATCTGAAGCCATGGATTATAAAGATTTAATGGATGGTTATGAAAGTATTTCTAGAGATTTTCCTACACCAAAATATCAAATAAGTATTGTACACGGAAAAATGAAACCTGCAGATAAAGAACACGAAATGCAGCGTTTTGTAAAAGGAGAAACTCAAATTATGGTTGCCACAACGGTAATAGAAGTTGGTGTAAATGTACCGAATGCCAGTGTAATGATTATTGAAAGTTCAGAACGTTTTGGGCTTTCACAATTGCATCAATTAAGAGGAAGAGTTGGGCGGGGAGCAGACCAAAGTTATTGTATTTTATTGTCTAGTTATAAGCTTTCTGAAGAAGGAAAAACACGTTTAAAAACCATGGTAGATACTACAGACGGTTTTAAAATAGCTGAGGTTGATTTAAAGTTACGTGGACCAGGAAATTTAATGGGTACGCAACAAAGTGGTGTTTTAAACCTTAAAATTGCAGATGTTGTAAAAGATTCTAAAATTTTAGTAGCCGCAAGAAATACAGCAATTGCTGTTTTGCAAGAGGATTCTAATTTATCGCAACCAGCAAATATCAACATAAAAAAAGCATATGTAGAGTTGTCTAAAAACTCTAAAATTTGGAGTGAGATTAGTTAG
- a CDS encoding DUF4369 domain-containing protein, with protein sequence MKKIITLLVLSILITACSSKKEGNMTVQGQIKGLKKGTLYLQKMKDTLLVSVDSVNLLGNDKFILTDNVESPVLYYLTFNGNTTNKRILFFGEKGTITINDNVEQFGYTPEITGSRNQEILDKYNKVKNKFQDERLNFIKKDFEAKKANDQELIAQLEKDYQKLTRKRVLYTTNFAITNADKEVAPYIALTEMYDASLKMLDTVNNSLSDNVKSSEYGKRFQDYLNTIKKK encoded by the coding sequence ATGAAGAAAATTATTACACTTTTAGTCCTATCCATTTTAATTACAGCATGTTCTTCTAAAAAAGAAGGAAATATGACTGTACAAGGACAAATTAAAGGTCTTAAAAAGGGGACTTTATACCTTCAAAAAATGAAAGATACGCTTTTAGTATCTGTAGATTCTGTAAACTTATTAGGAAATGATAAATTCATTTTAACAGATAATGTAGAATCTCCTGTCTTATATTATTTAACTTTTAATGGAAATACAACCAATAAAAGAATTTTATTTTTTGGAGAAAAAGGAACAATCACCATTAATGATAATGTTGAACAATTTGGATATACCCCAGAAATTACAGGTTCTAGAAACCAAGAAATTTTAGATAAGTATAATAAAGTAAAAAATAAATTTCAAGATGAACGCTTAAACTTCATCAAAAAAGATTTTGAAGCAAAAAAAGCAAACGACCAAGAATTAATTGCTCAATTAGAAAAAGATTATCAAAAACTAACAAGAAAAAGGGTATTATACACTACTAATTTCGCTATTACAAATGCAGACAAAGAAGTAGCTCCTTATATTGCTTTAACAGAAATGTATGATGCTAGTTTAAAAATGTTAGATACTGTTAATAATTCGTTATCAGACAACGTAAAAAGTTCTGAATACGGGAAACGTTTTCAAGATTACCTAAATACAATTAAGAAAAAATAG
- a CDS encoding DUF819 domain-containing protein encodes MTTPTFTNDAIVFGILMLSLGFVFYTESKTSGFWHKFYKIVPGLFMAYFIPAIFTTAGIISPEWETLNSAGEIIKGKTQLYYISSRFLLPAALVLMTLSIDLKAIFNLGSKALIMFFTGTVGIIIGGPIAILLISIFSPETVGGSDFDAVWRGLSTLAGSWIGGGANQTAMLEIYKYNPAKYGGMVFVDIVVANIWMAILLIGIGKKDKIDKWLGADTSAIEDLKEKVSTFAKKVKRTPTVTDFMIILAIAFGTVGFGHFASAYLSSFFSNLVASIESETWRNIFTFLDSGFFWLISISTIIAVILSFTKAKNYEGAGASKIGSVFIYVLVATIGMKMDLAMIFDNVGLIAIGLVWMSIHAGLLILVAKLIKAPYFFLAVGSQANVGGAASAPIVAQAFHPSLATVGVLLAVFGYAIGTIGAILCTILMELSATL; translated from the coding sequence ATGACCACACCCACTTTTACTAATGATGCAATCGTTTTTGGAATCTTAATGTTATCACTCGGCTTTGTTTTCTATACAGAAAGTAAAACCAGTGGTTTTTGGCATAAATTTTACAAAATTGTACCAGGTTTATTTATGGCATATTTTATCCCTGCCATCTTTACAACTGCCGGAATAATATCCCCAGAATGGGAAACCTTAAATTCTGCAGGAGAAATAATAAAAGGAAAAACTCAATTGTATTATATTTCTAGTCGATTTTTATTACCGGCTGCCTTAGTTCTAATGACACTAAGCATCGATTTAAAAGCAATTTTTAACTTAGGTTCTAAAGCATTAATTATGTTTTTTACCGGAACTGTAGGTATTATTATTGGAGGACCAATAGCCATTTTACTAATTTCAATTTTCTCTCCAGAAACTGTTGGTGGATCTGATTTTGATGCCGTTTGGCGTGGTTTATCTACCCTTGCTGGTAGTTGGATTGGTGGTGGAGCAAACCAAACTGCTATGTTAGAAATTTACAAATACAATCCGGCAAAATATGGAGGAATGGTGTTTGTAGATATCGTTGTTGCTAATATTTGGATGGCTATTTTATTAATAGGAATTGGTAAAAAGGATAAAATAGACAAATGGTTGGGGGCAGATACCTCTGCTATTGAAGATTTAAAAGAAAAAGTATCTACTTTTGCTAAAAAAGTAAAAAGAACTCCAACGGTAACAGACTTTATGATTATTCTTGCAATTGCTTTTGGTACTGTAGGTTTTGGTCATTTTGCTTCTGCTTATTTAAGTTCTTTTTTCAGCAATCTAGTAGCAAGTATTGAATCTGAAACCTGGAGAAATATCTTTACTTTTTTAGACTCAGGATTCTTTTGGCTAATTAGTATTTCTACAATAATTGCTGTTATTTTATCTTTTACAAAAGCCAAAAATTACGAAGGTGCAGGTGCTAGTAAAATTGGAAGTGTTTTTATTTACGTTTTAGTTGCCACTATTGGTATGAAAATGGATTTAGCAATGATTTTTGACAATGTAGGCTTAATTGCAATTGGACTTGTTTGGATGTCTATACACGCGGGATTATTAATTTTAGTTGCCAAATTAATTAAAGCGCCTTATTTCTTTTTAGCTGTTGGTAGCCAAGCAAATGTTGGTGGCGCTGCTTCTGCCCCAATTGTAGCACAAGCTTTTCATCCTTCTTTGGCAACGGTTGGTGTTTTATTGGCAGTTTTTGGTTATGCTATAGGAACAATCGGTGCTATTTTATGTACCATTTTAATGGAATTATCTGCAACACTTTAA
- a CDS encoding DUF2490 domain-containing protein: MNKKIGFLCLLFCCFKLQAQSTAEDKLGTWYMYNGTHKLSKNVKLKTSAHFRYYELATEYQQEIYRVGINYTFNPKINVTAGGVYSITDTSYKSDAPILYEYRFYQDLNIKDNWGKIKVKHRVRLAQRFKRKNLINTVAHRIRYGLFLNYPISKNLETYAFSELFIKFASKAYSQNRTGVGLLKKISSNLKLKLGYFYTKFSNSDLHRLQLGVLINTDFTKKTI; encoded by the coding sequence ATGAATAAAAAAATAGGATTTCTATGTTTATTGTTTTGTTGCTTTAAACTACAAGCACAATCTACAGCAGAAGACAAATTAGGAACTTGGTATATGTATAATGGTACTCATAAATTATCTAAAAATGTAAAACTTAAAACAAGCGCGCATTTTAGATATTATGAACTAGCTACAGAATACCAACAAGAAATTTATAGGGTTGGTATCAACTATACTTTTAATCCTAAAATTAATGTTACAGCTGGTGGTGTATATTCAATAACAGATACATCTTACAAAAGTGATGCTCCTATTTTATATGAATATCGGTTTTATCAAGATCTAAATATCAAAGATAATTGGGGAAAAATTAAAGTAAAACATCGTGTGCGATTAGCACAAAGGTTTAAAAGAAAAAACTTAATAAATACGGTAGCTCATAGAATAAGATATGGGTTGTTTTTAAACTACCCAATTTCTAAAAACTTAGAAACCTATGCTTTTAGTGAGCTCTTTATAAAATTTGCATCAAAAGCATACAGTCAAAACAGAACTGGAGTAGGCCTGCTTAAAAAAATTAGCAGCAACCTAAAACTAAAATTAGGTTATTTTTACACAAAATTTTCTAACAGTGATCTTCACAGACTTCAATTAGGAGTTCTTATAAATACAGACTTTACTAAAAAAACAATATAA
- a CDS encoding Arc family DNA binding domain-containing protein — MAKKKAFALRVNEDMIKAIEKWAADEFRSTNGQIEWMLMQALKNAKREPKKKED, encoded by the coding sequence ATGGCAAAGAAAAAAGCATTCGCGTTGCGAGTTAATGAAGACATGATAAAAGCCATTGAAAAATGGGCTGCAGATGAATTTCGTTCTACAAACGGACAAATAGAATGGATGCTAATGCAAGCACTTAAAAATGCAAAAAGAGAACCTAAGAAAAAAGAGGACTAA
- a CDS encoding alpha/beta hydrolase: MIRIITYLVVTLFGISVSFAQVKSEEILIKNGTIELPGTLTFMEENTPLIIWVHGSGPVDRNGNQPAQNVKANYIKQFRDSINKENIAFFSYDKRTANKNNRALLKDTKITDFTVDVEKVISHFKNDNRFSEIILVGHSQGSLIAMMAAKNVDKYISIAGAGEQIDETIIKQISKNNPNLGIAARKQFDTLRVKGKIKTVHPFLMSIFGERNQPFLYDWMQLNPKTEIKKLHIPILIINGDKDIQVQIEDAKALHNANPTSELVIIKNMNHVLKDIQKEEDNIKSYYSSEFQISEQLIKTIVLFIKS, encoded by the coding sequence ATGATTCGTATAATTACCTATTTAGTAGTCACCCTTTTTGGAATATCGGTTTCTTTTGCACAAGTAAAATCCGAAGAAATTTTAATAAAAAATGGAACCATAGAACTTCCTGGAACGTTAACTTTTATGGAAGAAAATACGCCCTTAATTATTTGGGTTCATGGCTCTGGACCTGTAGATAGAAATGGAAATCAACCTGCACAAAACGTAAAAGCTAATTATATTAAACAATTTAGAGACTCCATCAATAAAGAAAACATTGCTTTTTTTAGTTATGATAAAAGAACGGCCAACAAGAATAATAGGGCTTTATTAAAAGATACAAAGATTACAGATTTTACCGTTGATGTAGAAAAAGTAATTTCTCATTTTAAAAACGACAATCGTTTTTCTGAAATTATATTAGTTGGTCATAGTCAAGGTTCTTTAATTGCTATGATGGCAGCAAAAAACGTTGACAAATATATTTCTATTGCTGGAGCAGGAGAACAGATTGATGAAACCATTATAAAACAAATTTCAAAAAATAATCCTAATTTAGGTATTGCTGCAAGAAAGCAATTTGACACTTTAAGAGTAAAAGGTAAAATTAAAACGGTACATCCGTTTTTAATGAGCATATTTGGTGAAAGAAATCAACCTTTTTTATACGATTGGATGCAGTTAAATCCTAAAACAGAAATTAAAAAGCTACACATCCCTATTTTAATTATTAATGGTGATAAAGATATTCAGGTTCAAATTGAAGATGCAAAGGCATTACATAACGCTAATCCAACATCTGAATTGGTGATTATAAAAAATATGAATCATGTTTTAAAAGACATTCAAAAAGAGGAAGACAATATTAAGTCTTATTATTCTTCGGAATTCCAAATTTCAGAACAATTAATTAAAACCATCGTTTTATTTATAAAAAGCTAA
- a CDS encoding DUF4177 domain-containing protein, with protein MKEYKFLKQKMFWSNSQNKFEEEINSYAKQGWRVINVYANTNGGVYAVLEKDKNR; from the coding sequence ATGAAAGAATATAAATTTTTAAAACAAAAAATGTTTTGGTCTAATAGCCAAAATAAGTTTGAAGAGGAGATTAATTCATATGCAAAACAAGGTTGGCGTGTAATTAATGTATATGCCAATACTAATGGTGGTGTATATGCTGTTTTAGAAAAAGACAAAAACAGATAA
- a CDS encoding SPFH domain-containing protein, producing MKEEKIIKPANGYLMLLIVLVLFFGGIALCVLNETILYIIVSLIGFIGFFGFILVNPNTSKVILLFGKYVGTIKENGLFWANPLFRKKSISLRASNFDSERLKVNDKLGNPIMISTILVWRVTDTYKAAFDVDNYENFVRVQTDAAVRKLASMYPYDNFADEGHDEDITLRSSVNEVSEALEKEIDERLSIAGIEVLEARIGYLAYAQEIASAMLKRQQATAIVAARHKIVQGAVEMVEMALNELNRKQIVELDDERKAAMVSNLLVILCGDKEASPVVNAGTLSH from the coding sequence ATGAAAGAAGAGAAAATTATTAAACCTGCCAACGGTTATCTAATGTTGTTAATTGTATTAGTACTATTTTTTGGAGGAATTGCATTATGCGTTTTAAATGAAACTATTCTTTACATCATTGTTTCTTTAATAGGTTTTATTGGCTTTTTCGGTTTTATCTTGGTAAACCCAAACACTTCTAAAGTTATTTTGTTATTTGGTAAATATGTAGGTACTATAAAAGAAAATGGTTTGTTTTGGGCGAATCCACTATTCAGAAAAAAGTCTATTTCATTAAGAGCTAGTAATTTTGATAGTGAACGTTTAAAAGTAAATGATAAATTAGGAAACCCAATAATGATTTCTACTATTTTGGTTTGGAGAGTAACAGACACTTACAAGGCTGCTTTTGATGTTGATAATTACGAAAACTTTGTACGCGTACAAACAGATGCTGCCGTTAGAAAGTTAGCAAGTATGTATCCATATGATAATTTTGCTGATGAAGGCCATGATGAAGATATTACTTTACGCTCTAGTGTTAATGAAGTTTCTGAAGCTTTAGAAAAAGAAATTGACGAGCGTTTATCTATTGCAGGGATAGAGGTTTTAGAAGCAAGAATAGGGTATTTAGCGTATGCTCAAGAAATTGCTTCTGCCATGTTAAAAAGACAACAGGCAACTGCAATTGTTGCTGCTAGACATAAAATTGTACAAGGTGCTGTGGAAATGGTAGAAATGGCTTTGAATGAATTAAACAGAAAGCAAATTGTTGAGCTAGATGATGAACGCAAAGCAGCAATGGTAAGCAATTTGTTGGTTATTTTATGTGGAGATAAAGAAGCATCTCCTGTTGTAAACGCAGGAACCTTAAGTCATTAA